From the Nostoc sp. PCC 7107 genome, the window TCTCTCAGTCGCAATCTGCACAGGCAAGCTTAACTACATAGATTGACACGTATAGTTCATCTCCCTGAATAAGTTATGATGAGTAATCAAATAATTGCAAACTCAGAATTGCATGTTTGCGCTAGTTTTTGGTGGCTATGGCAGAAGTATCGACATTATCTTCATTCTTGCTGTCTCAAGTGGATGGGTGGAAACCCAACTGATGCTGAAGACGCGCTCAGTCGGGCAATGCTCAAGGCTTGGGAAAAGGAGCAAAAGTATGCCGGGAAAATTTCTAATTTTAAGGCTTGGCTGACAAAACTGACTCATAATCTCTGTATTGATATTCATCGAGAACGTAGTCGGGGTGAAAATCAAGTTGAAGATATAGAAGTATATACCTCTGGTGAGGAGCTAGGACTGATTTTTTGTGAGGATACACCAGAAAGTGCAATGGATAGTAGTGAAGAAAGGACTGTAATTCTTCGTGCCGTTCATAATTTACCGCATCGGCTACGTGAGACGTTTATTCTCCACTTTTATGGAGAACTATCTTATCCAGAGATAGCCCAACAGCAAGATATTTCTTACGATAACGTCTGCAAGCGCATCTCCCAAGGACGGAAGATTTTGCGTGAGGAATTGAAAGGGTATTTTTTAGGCGAGGATGAAAATAATACAAATTTATCAGTTGCATCAACTTTGCCTGATAATACAGTGCATTCAGGAGTTAGAAAAAAAAGTCGCTCAAAAAATTCAGGAATTGGCGATGGTAATCGTCTTAAAAGTAGAAAGGCGAAAAAGAAAAAGAAATCTAATCTCGTCTAACCACTAAATTACAACTTGACGCAAGAATAGTTGGGGAAAACTTATGTTTGTTCAGAAAGATATAGAAATGGGACAGTTCGATGTAAGTGTACAGATCGACATGAATCAAAATTTTCAACTTGTTCCAGAAAATCCAGAGACATTCAATGTAAATATGCCATTTCTTTTATTTCGCACTCCCAATCGACCAAATATTCAGGTTGATAACCCGCAACAAAATATACTATATCGTGTAGAAAATAATAATGGAAATCTAGTTGTTGAGGAGTATCCGATAGAGAACAATTAAGAGGATAATCGACTTCCTTATGAAGCGCCCTTGTTAGGCAAGCATGGCAAAGTAAATGATAAGTAAGTAGGCACAATTAAACCGAACTGTGTAAACTTATGTAAAGCGGCAGAAAGGCTTTAAATATAAGCTTTTAAGCGATTTACATTTCTTAATCTAGTGGTATTTTTTAGCGCCCACCTACTTACTACTACCACTGTGCCGTTCAACGCAATTTTTGATAATCCCTTCGCACCAGTAAGTGATTTTAGTTTTGCTTTGCTATAGCGTGCATCAGGTAGTTAGGAAATAAGGTTCTAACTCGAAAAATTCAGAAATTGACGACTGAAATCGTCTTAAAGGTGGAGATACGAAAGGGAAAAATCAATCCGATTTCGTCTTGCCACAAAATTGCAAATTGACAAAAGAGGCGGTTTTAGTAGTAACTGTCAAAAACTAGAAGGAATAAAAAGGAGACTGAGGATCATGTTAAAAAAACTTATGCTCAAGCTAATCACATTAATCATAACTATGGTGTTTATGGTATCCTACACCACTTCAGCACTGGCAGTACCAATTACTATTAACGCACATGCCGAGGTTGGAATTAATCCAAATATAAACTTAACATGTGCAGCAAGTGAAGAGAAAGAAACTACAAGCCTTTGGTTTGTGGTAAGAGTTCAGGGGAAACCAGACCAGGTAATACAACAAATTAATGTGGGAGAATATCCGAAAAAAGTGGATACGGGTGCGTCCACAGTGATTTATAACAACGGTAATAATGCAGCGAAGTGTTGGTAGAAACAGAGAAAGAGAAGAGGGAGTGAAGAATTGTTTAGTTTGAGAAATAAATGCGATCGCTTTCTCCTTAAGCTTAAGACGAAGAAGCGGGATCGCCCTTAGTTCAATTTGACTATGATAGTGCGATTAGCTTTGGTAACAGTGCTACTACGCTAATCGCCCTTTCTTATTAATTCAACTGGTGCATTTATTTGAAAAAAAGCACCTAACTCAAAAAATTCAGAAATTACACTTTGGAATCGTCTTTAAAGTGTATAAGCTCAAAAACGGAGGAATTAATTATGGCAGAAGAAACCAAAGATAATAGTGAATCTCAAGAAGAGAATCAATCTGAAAATGAAGATAATCGACTTCCTTACGAAGCGCCAAAATTACGCAAGCATGGCAAAGTAAATGATACTACTACTCTCACTGTGCCGTTCAACGGAGTTTTTGATAATCCCTTCATAGCACAAAGTGATTTAAGTTTTGCTTTGCTATAGCGTGCATCAGGTAGTTAGGAAATAAGGTTCTAACTCGAAAAATTCAGAAATTGACGACTGAAATCGTCTTAAAAGTGTAGACAACAAATAAAATCTCAAAAGGAGAAAATTATGTCACTTACCACAACCCAATCCTACATGGAAAGTACTTTAACTTTACAAACAGCCTTAACAGCATCAAAAAAAACAGTAGACATTCAAATTGCTCCAGATGATCTCAATACTCTAAAAGGCTCGGATTATAAACTTTGCTTTGCCAAGAAAGTTGGGGATAATGATTACAATGTTGTCTGGCAGTCTTTTACGGCATATCTTAGCAACAATAGTTTTTTATGGACTCCCCAGTACCAACTTTTCGGTAGCAATATCTTCCAAAGTAATATCGAAGTAAAAGTATCAACCAACACCATAAAAATTGGTCTCGGAGAGCAAAGTATTCTGAGTAAAGCAGGATTGCTCCAACCACCATCAACCGGGGGAGAACCCACAGGATTCACTTTAAAAAACGAGTTTGGAAATATCCATCCAGGGGTTAATCAAATGTCGTTTAACACTATTACTGGGAAAGAAGTAAGCACACCAATCTATGTAGCTCAAAACCCAGTAGTTATTGGAGATACACTCCTGACACCCGTTGAGAAAGTACTAGTATGGTTCGAGCAGAATATTGAAACCAGTACTATGTTTAGCAACTCGAGATCTAAATCAGTAGAAATCGATTTAACTCAAGATAATTCCGCTACTCGATTGTATAAAAATGGGTCTTGGATCACCCCATAATCGGGACAATAGGATTACCTTAGTTTAATTTTTCAGGGTGTGTTACTTCGGTAGCTCATCCTTTCCTAATTTTAATCTCTAGTGCGATTTCAATAGTATAATTAACTGCTCAAACAATTGTCTAAAGTGCGATCGCGCTTGTGGGATTAGGAGTTTCCATGTATCACGCTCGTTTTAAATTAGGTAGTGGTGCGATCGCGCTTATGGGATTAGCAGTGGTTCCCGTCCTCGCTGTCTTGATTATCAAGCGATCGCGGTAATGGGGTAATATTAATTGCGATGCCCTTGACAATCACTTCGTGCGATAGCGAAGCGCTGACTTGTCAGTTCGCATTTGTGGGGTTAGCAGTTTGCATACATCGCTGATTTTTTACTAGATAGCAAATAGTGCGATGCGCTTCCACTCAACCTACGCAAAATATAAACTAGATATTTTCCCGATTTAACCAAACTTGTAAATCAGCCATACTGGTAAAATCAAGCAATGCTTCACTAAGATTTTCTAACTGTTCCAAAGATAAAATTTCAACCTGTTGACGAATATCCTGTGGTAATTCCCCCACCCGTCGATTTAGTTGACGGAGAATGAGCGAGAAAGCCTCAACTTCTCGTCCCTGTTCTCGTCCTCGTTCTTCTCCTTCCTTTATTCCCTCTTCCTTAATTTCCCGATAAACCCTTGTTTCCTTAAGTGTAATTCCTAACATTTCCTCGACCTCCCGTTGACTTTTATCATCAAACTTGTACACCATTATCGTTGTGATTAACTCTATTATGGCGCGATTTCCGACTTGAGTTTCTTGTTTGCGATTCCTCGCCAACAAATACCTTGCTTCCTGTGTTGCTTGCTCATCCTCAAGGGTAGTTAATACCATCAGTGCTACCCACACAGGTAACTCACGAATATCACCCAATTCATCCAAATATATGCGATTTACCTGTGGGCTGTTAAGTTGACTCAGATAAGGACGAATATCACTTTGTTCAAGATTACGGGATGGGTAAATTATTACTACCTGCAAATCACTAAATCTGTCTCGGTTACGATAGAAATATAACCAAGATTCTGCAAATACCCTTTCATAGAGTCTTTCATCCTTTTGAAACTGTACCTCACAGAAATAAACAACCCCAGGATTTTCGCTTTCTGGTGGTAAAAATACCCCATCAATCTCAAATTTTGGTTCTTTAACAGCTACCGAATCAAACCTGTATTTATCTGCATTTTCTGGTGGATTTGTCAATAGCTCAAACAGTAAAGTTGGGGATTGTTGAAATAGTTTATAAAAAATTGAATCTCGACGCATGAAAATTTTTACTTGAAAATTGCACCTGCTCAATTTTAAGCTTTAAGTGCTTCCAGCCAAGCCTAAAAATTAGCCATATCCTAGAATCAATCATCTCTGCAATCCCACTACATCCGACAAAATCACATCACACACGTTAGATAACCCAGGTAAACTATCCTCTCGATAAAGTTGTCGTATTGGTACTATATTTGCCAAACGTGCTAATAAAGCAAATTCACGCGATCGCATATCTCGCTCTAACTGCAATGATTGAGGATATCTGTGAGTAATTAGGTGCATTAAACCAATTTGAGGAATAATTGCTTCTATGCTGGGTGCAGTTAACGACTGCTGACGCTCTCCCAAAACATAAATCGCAGCTAGAGGTAAGGGTTGAGGATGGAAACGCCACGCTGATAGATGATTTTGATTTAACTCCACAAAATGCTTATCAGTTTGGCTAAATACCCGCGATAACTCTGCTTCTGAACCGTAAAGTTCATTTACCGCTGATTTCCACAACCGCAGACGAGGATAACCAGGTTGAACCAGGAAACTATTGTCACAGTCAGCAAGAACGGCAATGTCATCAGCTAAAATCGGATAGCCTTGTTTTGCTAAGGCTGCGGCGGTAGTTGACTTACCTGCTCCTTTTGCACCTATAATTGCGATCGCGCAATCATCTACTTTAATAACGCTGCTGTGGAGACAGATTTTTCCTTGTAACCGTAAAGCAGTCCCAATAATGCAACCAATGAGAATCGCGGTTACTTCAGCCAGGGGTAAATTTACCCAGTTAATCCAGATTTGTTTACCATTGGGAGCAATTTCTACATCTAATTTTTCCTCAATACCACAAAGAGATAGACAATAGTAAATACCATCGGCTTTTTGTTGTGTGTACCAATCAGAGCGATGCTGTTTTTGTTCTATTTTTTCTTCATGAGAATGTGGGGATAATTCACCTTCTACTAAATTAATCTCTACATCTATCGTTGTAGTGGTTGAGGTGGGAATTAAGATTGGTAGCGGTCGGTTTGCGCGTAAGGTTAGACCATAGACCTGGTAGTATACTGCCTCAGTACATAGGTACATGTATATATTTCCTGAGTTTAATTCGGATGTACTAAATTTAGCGATTTAGCTTTGTTGTTTCTAACATCAAGTGCTTTTTGCGATCTTAAATGTAACTGATTGTATACAATTATCTTCTGTTTGGTAAATTTTGACTTATTGATTCATTTCAATTTTTAACAAATAAGCAAATATACTCTTACATAATCAATATATATTTACTTAGGTTCAGTAGATATACTGAAGCATCAAGCAAGTTGATAGCTTAAGCTAATCAATTGGAGGGGAATAAGTTTATTCCTTTTTTGACACTTACCCCAATCGCCAAAATCAATTTAGACAAATGCAACTGATTACGCTTAAAATCACCAAGATTTTAAGTGTAGAAAAATTTTTAAAGAATCAAAATTAATAACTTGGGTGATTGAAATAGAGGTTGAAATTTACTATCTTCGTTGATTTTTCTATACAAATCCCAAAATAGCGCTCTCGAAGATATCAGTAGGCGAGGAGGATGCTCGCCTCAGTGGCTGTATAAATCAAGGATAAAGGAGTATAAATATGACAGACAACAACATTCTAGATGTGGCAGTTGTAGGAGGCGGAATATCAGGAGTATATTCTGCTTGGAGGCTGCTAACCGATGGGGGCAAAAAATCGGTTACGCTTTATGAAGCTGATAAGCATATTGGAGGTCGCCTTCTTTCTGTTAAGCCACCAGGTATCGATAATATGGTGGCTGAATTAGGAGGGATGCGTATTCTACCTGAATGTATTCAACCCTTAATTAACACACTCATCTCCAAATTAAATTTCCTAGCAAATAATTCAGACTCGGACATTACTCACATCGATTTGTACGATTTCCCGGTGAACGACTCACCTGCATCTGATAATATTGTTTTTACACGAGGAACGTCATTCCGTTGGTCAGATATAAAAAACCCGCCTGATAACATTCCTTACAAATTGCCTGAAACAGAAAAGGGTAAATCACTCGGCGAAATTATCCTAGAGGCTATCAAGATAATTCTCAACGACCCAGAAATTGATAAATGCTCTTCAGAGGAAGTTCGCACAAAGGTTCAAACCGCGACCTATGGTTCTCAAAATCTCCCTCTTCATCAGCAAGGATTTTGGGATATCTTAACGCAAGTTATAAGTTATGAAGCTTATAAATTTGAGCAGGATGCTGGCGGGTATTCCACAACTCTAAGTAATTGGAATGCTGCGGATGCTATTGCTTGGTTTCTGGCAGATTTCAGTCCTAAAGCAACTTACCGTGGTTTTGCCCAAGGTTATCGACAAGTTGTAGTGAACATGGCTAAGTTGTTTACCAATGCTGGTGGTAACATTGTCTGCGACCAAAAATTAGCTAATTTCGACTGGGACGGTAATGTTTTTACGCTCAAATTTGCCAATGGCGATACTGTCAAAGCTAAAGCATTAATCCTTGCTATGCCCCGACGTTCGCTGGAACTTATCTCATGCGGAAATAAATATTTGAGCAAGGATGAAACTAGCAAGCTTATTAAGAGTGTAACACCGCAGCCAGCTTTCAAGATATTTTCTACTTATTCGACACCGTGGTGGCAAAAGTTAAATTTGAGCTTAGGACGGAGTGTTACCGATCTGCCCATTCGTCAAACTTATTATTGGGCTAATAGTCAGGGAAAACCAATTGAGGATGGACCTGCAATGCTTATGGCTAGTTATGACGATGGGAACAACCCTGATTTCTGGAGTGGCTACCGCGATTGGGAAGGCGTAAATTTTAAATCGATGGGTTTAAGAACAAATGATTTGAAATGGAAGGACAAGACACCCGAATGGAGTGATTACGAACCAAAGCAGGAACAAATGAAAGCTGAAATGACGCGGCAATTAGCTGAAATTCATGGAGTTTGTAAAGACAGCATTGAGCCAAACAGTGTTTGTTTTAAGAACTGGGCTGAAGATCCGTTTGGTGGTGGTTGGAACTTCTGGAATATTGGAGTTGAAAGTCAGAAGGTCATGAAGGAGATTATTAAGCCAGATTTAAACGTACCACTTTATATTTGTGGAGATGCTTATTCCAATTGGCAAGGATGGGTGGAAGGTGCCTTAGAAACTGCAAATATGGTATTAGCGCTACCTGAGTTTAACGTGAAACCATTATAAAAGATTTTCAATAACTGCATTTCTAGCTATTAAATACATAACACGACAAATAAGATGACACAAAAGCAACAGCGTTGGACTCGCGACTACGTTTTTGATGTTCTACGCTCACTTGGCATTCACTATATCTTCGGTGTTCCAGGTACGAACGAGATTCCGATCATTGATGGTACATCCTATCCAGAAAATGAAGTCCAATACATTGAATGTTTACACGAGAACATTGCTATTGGTGCAGCAATGGGTTCTGCACGTATGACTGGCAAACCAGGGGTGTTGCTTGTTCATGTCACACCTGGTATTGCTCATAGTATCGGTAATCTCTTTAACGCATGGCGATCGCATGTCCCATTGGTCATCCTTTGTTGTCAGCAGCAAAATGAGCTAGTGACACAAGAGCCGCTCCTCGCTTCAAACCTTGTCGATTTGGCGCGGCAGTACACGAAATGGGCGCATGAGATACGGACACCGGAAGAAATTCCCCTTGTTCTACAGCGTGCTTTTAAAGAGGCAATGGCACCACCAAATGGGCCAGTGTTTGTCGCTGTCCCTTGGGAGTTCATGATGCGTAGTATCAAAGCCGACGACCGTATCCAAGGTATCACGCAAATTTCGCCCCATTTCACTGGTGATCCATTGGCAATTGAGCAAGCGGCATCCATGCTTGCACAAGCGAAAAACCCAATTATCATCGCTGGTGATGCGGTTGGCTACTCAAATGCGTGGTCAGAACTGCAAGAACTTGCCGACCTGCTAGGCGCTCCAGTTCTGCTCCAAACGTTCAGCAGCATGGCGAACTTCCCGAACGATGACTTCCACTGGCAAGGAGAACTCCCTGGTAGCCAAGCGGGGGTACAGGAAGTGTTTAAAGAGCATGATGTCGCATTTCTCTGTGGTTTTGGAGTTCAAGCTCAAGTTACAGTTTTCAAACATTCTGATGGGCCTCTGATTCCTTCCACCGTTAAGCAGATTTATCTCACAAACAACACTTGGGATATTGGCAAAAACTATTATGGGGAGGCAGCAATTTTTGGTGATATCAAAGCAACACTCCCTCTCATCAACAACCTAGTTCGTCAAAATCGACCCGCCGAGGCAACAAGTAGGAACAAAAAACTGCTGTGCCTCGACACAGAGCGACGTAAACACTGGCAGCAATATCTGGAACAAGCATTGTTACAAGATGAAATCTGGGCTGTCGTCATTGCTCAGGCGCTTCGAGAGGCAATTCAGGAGCAAAAACTGGAGAAGAAATTTGTCTATGTGCATGAAGCTGTTTCCGATCCTGCGCCATTTCAGTATCTTCTCCCACTCGATACCCAAAGTTCGGCACCCATTAGCTATTACTGTGTAGCTGGCGGCTCACTGGGTTGGTCAATGCCTGGTTCACTGGGAATTAAACTCGAAAGCCAAGGCTGGCAGGGTATTGAGACGCGCTTAGTTGTTAATGTTATCGGCGATGGCTCATCACTGTTTTATCCCCAAACTTGGTGGACTGCGGCACATCGACAACTCGGCGTACTCTATATTATTACCAACAATCAAGAATATCATACACTCCAACTTGGGCTACAGCAGGTTATTGATGCGTATGGCTCGTCCGAGGGCTATGGCTGGAAGCCAAAGACTAACGACCCCGAATATCTGCGAATTGAGAAACCCCAACTCGACTTTGTTGCGCTTGCAAAAGCATTCGGTGGTCAAGAAGGTGAGATTGTGAAAAGTCCCCAAGATGTTGGAATTGCTGTGAGGCGCGGCATTGAGTATGTTTTATCGACCCAACGGTCGTATATCCTCGATATGCGGACTGCTCAAGCCACGCCCACACCGCCATCCACCGATATAGAAACTTTCCAAGTCTCCGCTCGTTATCTGACGCAACCGCCACTTAACTTTTTCCACTGCCACACAGCAAATGAAAAGACAGGTATTTTTGGCTCAGTAGCGAACGTTGCGATTATTCCTTAAACATTTTGAAGAAGTGGAGAGCGATGGCGTAAAAAGACGAATACGCCAATCGCACTTTACTTATCACGAAATCATTTACGACGGAATTATTTTATCAAATGGAGAAATTAACTATGGCAGAATTACCAAAAAATATGAGTGAATCTCATGAAGAGAATCAACCTGAGAAGGAAGATAATCGTCTCCCTTATGAAAAGCCTAAATTACGCAAGCACGGCAAAGTCAATGATACTACTTTGTCAGTTCCTACACCAGGCACCAAGTTCGATACTCCTTTTGTTGGAATTCCTAGAGCTATATCTTAACTATAAGGTAGTAACTGGATTTTGTTTCGCTAAAAATTTGATTCAATCGTGAACTTAAAGAGGCTATCAAAATGTACAAGACAATACAGACGGTTTTTGTCGGAGATGGGAATTATAACAACCTAATGAATAGCATAAAGGGTGGTCAACGACCATTTAAATATATGGACTACCTCTACGTCGCATTTGCAGATCTTAAACCTAATTCTAACCCTCCACAAATCTACTTCAAATCTGAATACGAACAGAATGTTAGGGAGATTATTGCCGAAGCTAAAAAGCAAAATCCAAGCCTAATAGTGTTTGCACAAGTTAATTGGGCGAGTACTCTTGCCCCACTTGACACTGAAGCCAAAATTGAGGCATTCGCAAAGTCTATTCCGCCATTTTTGAAGCAGTATGGACTTGTCGGCATAGATTTTGATTGGGAACAAGTACCCTTCGATATAAACCTAGCCTCTTATCTATTTACTCAAGTAAAAACACAGATTGGTAGTGAGGCATATCTTTCTATTTCAGCTGACAAGACAACATCTCTTAAGCCTTCTGTTGTAAACCAGTATGTAGACATAGTTAATGTGCAATCATACCAGCGATTATGGCTTGTTGATGAGTTCATTGACTTTGGAATTGACAAAAACAAAATCTACATTGGAATAGCAAGTGAAAATGATGACCCGAATGCCTTTTACCCTTCAGGAGGAGGTGTCTCAGATTATATTAATAAGTGCGTTGACACAGGCACAGCTGGTTTATATTTATGGCGTATAGATAATGATGATACGGATCATGCAATAAATGTACCTCGGTATACAATAACTAAACAAATTTGGCAATTCACCAAAGGTACAATGGCAACCGAAATCGGTGGTGGCGTTTTTGAAGACACTAACATGAGACGTGACGCTAAAGGTAATCCCCAGGCAGTACCACCAATCACGGAGATGATAGTTCGCTATGGAAATGTTGTAAACGCCATTCAGACTATTAACGGTGATTTGAAGTTGCCTCAGCATGGTGGTTATTCGGGTATTGCAGCACCTACCATCAAGCTGGACGAGGGCGACAACATTATCGAGGTTTCTGGCTATACAGGGACGTGGTTCGGATGGAATTGTGTGCTTCAACTGATGCTGACCACCAAGAATGGGAAGACCTATGGTCCTTACGGAAGCATGGCAGATGCGTCACAAAAAATACCTTTTAGCTTTAAGGCACTTACTGGGCAATCGATTGTGGCGTTCAAAGGTACTCTTATCAGTATACCACTGAAAGACGCTCCCGAAACCACTGTTATTGAGAGCCTGTCGGTATCTTTTGCTTAAGTTCTGATTCTTCAACAAACACAAAGGTCTCACTTTTTTTATTTTTGGGACTTCCAAATAAATAGATATCCAAAATCTTCATACGGGATGGGCAAGAATGCTCATCCTATATGAAGGTCTTTTATATATAGGCTTTAAAAAACGCTTGGTACTTATACTAACTTTAATAAGACATAGCTTCAAGTTTTACTTTATTCGATGACACAACTTGAGAACTACGCAACCAATAAGCAACCGCCAAAGCTTTCTCTACCTCCATGAATTTTCCCGTATCAATTTCCTCGGACTGTAAAAACCGATTTAACTCGGCTGTATCTACATATTCTTCCAAACCTGGCGTATTCTTTAATAAATCGCCAATCCACAAACCAACCATTTCCTGCATTCCCTTGGTATACTGGTCAGGCGCATCAAAGACAATTTTTTTCCGAGTGCGGATAGCTTCTGGTAATTTACCCTTCATTGCCTCCCGCAAGATATTTTTATTAATTAACCAAGGTACAGGGGGAATTGACACAAGAAAGTTGACCAAGCGCAAATCGAAAAAAGGATAGTAATGTTTAACTGCTATCCCGGTTACACCAGGGTCAAATTGTTCAAATATGTTTGACCAAAATGGAGAATTAGCCATGCCATAGCGAGAGATATAATCTATCGATTCGGCACTCATTTTCTGGTATCGTTCTTGTAAATTTAGTTGCTTAACTTTATCAGAGTTAAACCAAGTCGGAAGTTCTAATTTCTCTTTGTTAATTTTGCGCCAGTAAGCCCAACCTTGACGTAGATAAAATTTACGAGAACGATGGGTATGTAAATAGTGCAAAAACACCTGCAACGACTCTCGACGCAAACCATGTTTCCACCACTCCAACCAATAAAACTCGCCAAACCGCAAACCAGGGTCGCCACCAAATCCGGTTAATACTACCCGTGCGTGGTCTGCACAGCGTTTAGTAAAATCATTACCAGCATTGCGGGCGGGAATACCATTCGGTTGGGGTAATGGTGTTTCGGGGTTTTCTGGGGGAACATGGCAGAAATAACCTTCGCAGTTCATCTCATTTAAAGGAATACCGATATAATGAGCTACCATGCTGGCATAAGAATCTTCCTCCGGCATCATCAGGCGGTCTCTCATCGTAAACGCCTGAAAATCAAAGGGTGTTCCTCTTTCTAACAGTACCTTGTTTGCCGTTGCCGCAATACTAGTAGAATCCATCCCCCCACTAAGATGGGTAGCAATGCTTTTTGTCCGCAACCTATCACTAACAGCTTGCTCAAATAGTTCCGAAAAATGCTCTACATATTCTTGGGGATGTTTATAAAAAATTAAGGGTAGAGTGTGGGGTAATTGCCAATACTTTTGGATATTTAATTTCCCTGCTTGCCAAGTTAAAGTATGGGCTGGGGGAAGGCGATGAATATCATGAAAAACGGTTGTAGACCATTCCATATTCATCCCCTGTACCAAGAAATCCCCGACCGCTTGCTGATTTAACTTTGTGGATACCTGGGGATGTAAGCGAATGCAATTCAGGGTATTGCTGCAAATTAAAGTATTGTTAACCTGCGCGTAGTAAAACGGTAAGATACCAAACTGGTCACGTCCACAAAAGAGGCGTTGCTGTCTTTCATCCCAAATAATGAAGACAAAATCTCCCATCAAGTGGTCTACACAACCTGTATCCCAAACTAAATAGGCGTGTAAAACTAATTCCACATCTGGTGCATTATCAGCAATATCTCGACCTGCTGCCCATAAAGTTGTCAGCAAGTCTTTTCGACCATCTAACCTTGCATCAGCCACTATCCACACTTGGTCATCTAGGGTAAATGGTTGTCTCTCATGTTCTTGTTCAAAGGTTGTGCGTAACAGGGTATGACCGAATCCTAATTTACCTTTATGCCAAACGTTTTGAGCATCAGGGCCACGAAAGCCCATGTAGTCGGTCATTCGGTACAGTAGGGATTTATTGACGGGTTCGTTATGGGTATTTAAAAGACTAATAATGCCACTCATGGATTTTTGAATTTAGTAAGTAAATTTATATCTTGTGCTTTTTAAACGCAGAGAAACGCAGAGTCAGCTTACTTTTTGCAGCAATCCTTCTTTTATGAGTTCATCAATTAACAGGGCTACATCTTGGCGGATTGTAGCTTCATCAATCGCATATACTTTTAGCAATGGCGAAATCACACTTTCTACATCCCCCAATTCTGTGATTAGCTGCCATATCCGACAAGCAGCGTTGTTTAAAGTGTAGTAAGTTTCATTGTCGAGGTTTAATAGAACCATTTCACTGTTGAGTTCCTGCGCGAGGACGTTCTCAGGAATGGATAAGTTGAGAGCAAAGACTGATGTGATAGGTTTCTTAAATTTAATGTTTAACATTTTCTTTACTTCCTGATTAATTTACGGAA encodes:
- a CDS encoding asparagine synthetase B — translated: MSGIISLLNTHNEPVNKSLLYRMTDYMGFRGPDAQNVWHKGKLGFGHTLLRTTFEQEHERQPFTLDDQVWIVADARLDGRKDLLTTLWAAGRDIADNAPDVELVLHAYLVWDTGCVDHLMGDFVFIIWDERQQRLFCGRDQFGILPFYYAQVNNTLICSNTLNCIRLHPQVSTKLNQQAVGDFLVQGMNMEWSTTVFHDIHRLPPAHTLTWQAGKLNIQKYWQLPHTLPLIFYKHPQEYVEHFSELFEQAVSDRLRTKSIATHLSGGMDSTSIAATANKVLLERGTPFDFQAFTMRDRLMMPEEDSYASMVAHYIGIPLNEMNCEGYFCHVPPENPETPLPQPNGIPARNAGNDFTKRCADHARVVLTGFGGDPGLRFGEFYWLEWWKHGLRRESLQVFLHYLHTHRSRKFYLRQGWAYWRKINKEKLELPTWFNSDKVKQLNLQERYQKMSAESIDYISRYGMANSPFWSNIFEQFDPGVTGIAVKHYYPFFDLRLVNFLVSIPPVPWLINKNILREAMKGKLPEAIRTRKKIVFDAPDQYTKGMQEMVGLWIGDLLKNTPGLEEYVDTAELNRFLQSEEIDTGKFMEVEKALAVAYWLRSSQVVSSNKVKLEAMSY
- a CDS encoding PqqD family protein; translation: MLNIKFKKPITSVFALNLSIPENVLAQELNSEMVLLNLDNETYYTLNNAACRIWQLITELGDVESVISPLLKVYAIDEATIRQDVALLIDELIKEGLLQKVS